The following are from one region of the Hippocampus zosterae strain Florida chromosome 9, ASM2543408v3, whole genome shotgun sequence genome:
- the cbfa2t2 gene encoding protein CBFA2T2 isoform X3: MLKFDSGEKKSPAMPGSPVDAKTHSRSAPSSSSSSSSSSGAAIIMPPLPSINPSGPRLASFSTTALTNGNHHSPPTLNAVPSPPQRYSNGPSSSSSSSLANQQLPATCGARQLSKLKRFLTTLQQFGNDISPEIGDNVRSLVLALVNSTVTIEEFHSRLQEATNFPLRPFVIPFLKANLPLLQRELLHCARAAKQTPAQYLSQHEHLLLSTTMASSPDSSELLMEPSDAAVKRPSPSRVKENGFHERPSVAMEPTAKRICTISPAPRHSPAHPLPLNAQLHPTPPPLQHYALDDIAAPHILHREHSQRMLEIRELKDRPRLPGTNGGYREEPVDHRLTDREWADEWRHLDHVLNSIVDMVEKTRRSVSVLRRCQESDREELNYWRRRSSEQEDARKGGSAPFSKTHSPHSAESDSQRDFAPRAGSAYVTDEIWRKAEEAVNEVKRQAMDEVQKAVAEAEQKAFEMIAAERAKMEKTLADAKRKAQEDAIMVINEQEDSSECCWNCGRKASETCSGCNAARYCGSFCQHKDWERHHLICSPGLQAQPKPVSAISAARVAAATAAGVSPVGLTTSDVVASASSPSGDKVPVTSRSSTPSTPASAPETNGN; encoded by the exons ACAGTGGAGAGAAGAAGAGCCCTGCCATGCCCGGTTCTCCTGTGGATGCTAAGACTCATTCCAGATCAGCTCCCAGtagcagtagcagcagcagcagcagcagcggcgccgCCATCATCATGCCCCCTCTGCCCTCCATCAACCCAAGCGGCCCCCGCCTGGCCTCCTTCTCCACTACAGCAT TGACCAACGGTAACCACCATTCGCCACCGACACTCAACGCGGTGCCGTCGCCGCCGCAACGCTACAGCAACGGGCCttcgtcatcgtcgtcatcgtcgctGGCCAACCAGCAGTTGCCGGCCACATGCGGAGCGCGGCAACTGAGCAAACTCAAGCGCTTCCTGACCACGTTGCAGCAGTTCGGCAACGACATCTCGCCGGAGATCGGCGACAACGTGCGCAGCTTAGTGCTGGCTCTGGTG AATTCAACCGTGACCATCGAGGAGTTTCACTCGAGGCTTCAGGAAGCCACCAACTTCCCCTTGAGGCCGTTTGTTATTCCTTTTCTCAAG GCGAACCTTCCCCTGCTACAGAGGGAGCTGCTCCACTGCGCACGTGCGGCCAAGCAGACCCCGGCCCAATACCTATCCCAGCACGAACACCTCCTACTCAGCACCACCATGGCCTCCTCTCCTGACTCATCCGAGCTTCTCATGGAGCCCTCCGACGCCGCCGTCAAGAGGCCCAGCCCTAGCAG GGTCAAGGAGAACGGCTTCCATGAGCGGCCGTCCGTGGCCATGGAGCCAACCGCCAAGCGCATTTGTACCATCAGCCCGGCTCCCCGCCACAGCCCCGCGCACCCGCTGCCTCTCAACGCCCAACTGCACCCGACGCCGCCGCCCCTGCAGCACTACGCCCTGGATGACATCGCCGCGCCGCACATCCTGCACCGCGAGCACAGCCAGCGCATGTTGGAGATACGAGAGCTCAAAGACAGACCCAGGCTGCCAG GCACTAACGGGGGCTACCGCGAGGAGCCGGTTGACCACAGGCTGACTGACAGGGAGTGGGCTGATGAATGGAGGCATCTAGACCAC GTACTGAACTCCATCGTGGACATGGTGGAAAAGACGCGGCGGTCGGTGAGCGTCCTGCGGCGGTGCCAGGAGTCTGACCGGGAGGAGCTCAACTACTGGAGGCGGCGTTCCAGTGAGCAAGAGGACGCTCGCAAAGGGGGCTCTGCGCCCTTCTCCAAAACGCACAGCCCCCACTCTGCAGAGTCTG ACTCTCAGCGTGATTTCGCCCCGCGAGCCGGCTCGGCGTATGTCACAGACGAGATCTGGAGGAAAGCAG AGGAGGCGGTGAACGAGGTGAAGAGGCAGGCAATGGACGAGGTGCAGAAGGCCGTGGCCGAGGCCGAGCAAAAAGCTTTTGAGATGATCGCGGCCGAAAGGGCCAAGATGGAGAAGACGCTGGCCGATGCCAAGAGGAAGGCCCAGGAGGACGCCATCATGGTTATCAATGAGCAAGAGGATTCCAGCGAG TGTTGTTGGAACTGCGGCCGCAAAGCCAGCGAAACGTGCAGCGGCTGCAATGCGGCGCGCTACTGTGGCTCCTTCTGCCAGCACAAGGACTGGGAGCGGCACCACCTCATCTGCAGCCCTGGACTTCAAGCTCAGCCGAAACCCGTGTCGGCCATCTCCGCCGCCAGAGTGGCGGCCGCCACTGCTGCCGGGGTGTCCCCCGTGGGGCTCACAACTTCCGATGTTGTGGCCTCGGCGTCCAGTCCCAGCGGGGACAAGGTTCCAGTGACCTCTCGCTCATCCACGCCTTCCACGCCGGCTTCAGCACCTGAGACCAATGGAAATTAG
- the cbfa2t2 gene encoding protein CBFA2T2 isoform X2, giving the protein MVSSVLLATKKGTALSDSGEKKSPAMPGSPVDAKTHSRSAPSSSSSSSSSSGAAIIMPPLPSINPSGPRLASFSTTALTNGNHHSPPTLNAVPSPPQRYSNGPSSSSSSSLANQQLPATCGARQLSKLKRFLTTLQQFGNDISPEIGDNVRSLVLALVNSTVTIEEFHSRLQEATNFPLRPFVIPFLKANLPLLQRELLHCARAAKQTPAQYLSQHEHLLLSTTMASSPDSSELLMEPSDAAVKRPSPSRVKENGFHERPSVAMEPTAKRICTISPAPRHSPAHPLPLNAQLHPTPPPLQHYALDDIAAPHILHREHSQRMLEIRELKDRPRLPGTNGGYREEPVDHRLTDREWADEWRHLDHVLNSIVDMVEKTRRSVSVLRRCQESDREELNYWRRRSSEQEDARKGGSAPFSKTHSPHSAESDSQRDFAPRAGSAYVTDEIWRKAEEAVNEVKRQAMDEVQKAVAEAEQKAFEMIAAERAKMEKTLADAKRKAQEDAIMVINEQEDSSECCWNCGRKASETCSGCNAARYCGSFCQHKDWERHHLICSPGLQAQPKPVSAISAARVAAATAAGVSPVGLTTSDVVASASSPSGDKVPVTSRSSTPSTPASAPETNGN; this is encoded by the exons ACAGTGGAGAGAAGAAGAGCCCTGCCATGCCCGGTTCTCCTGTGGATGCTAAGACTCATTCCAGATCAGCTCCCAGtagcagtagcagcagcagcagcagcagcggcgccgCCATCATCATGCCCCCTCTGCCCTCCATCAACCCAAGCGGCCCCCGCCTGGCCTCCTTCTCCACTACAGCAT TGACCAACGGTAACCACCATTCGCCACCGACACTCAACGCGGTGCCGTCGCCGCCGCAACGCTACAGCAACGGGCCttcgtcatcgtcgtcatcgtcgctGGCCAACCAGCAGTTGCCGGCCACATGCGGAGCGCGGCAACTGAGCAAACTCAAGCGCTTCCTGACCACGTTGCAGCAGTTCGGCAACGACATCTCGCCGGAGATCGGCGACAACGTGCGCAGCTTAGTGCTGGCTCTGGTG AATTCAACCGTGACCATCGAGGAGTTTCACTCGAGGCTTCAGGAAGCCACCAACTTCCCCTTGAGGCCGTTTGTTATTCCTTTTCTCAAG GCGAACCTTCCCCTGCTACAGAGGGAGCTGCTCCACTGCGCACGTGCGGCCAAGCAGACCCCGGCCCAATACCTATCCCAGCACGAACACCTCCTACTCAGCACCACCATGGCCTCCTCTCCTGACTCATCCGAGCTTCTCATGGAGCCCTCCGACGCCGCCGTCAAGAGGCCCAGCCCTAGCAG GGTCAAGGAGAACGGCTTCCATGAGCGGCCGTCCGTGGCCATGGAGCCAACCGCCAAGCGCATTTGTACCATCAGCCCGGCTCCCCGCCACAGCCCCGCGCACCCGCTGCCTCTCAACGCCCAACTGCACCCGACGCCGCCGCCCCTGCAGCACTACGCCCTGGATGACATCGCCGCGCCGCACATCCTGCACCGCGAGCACAGCCAGCGCATGTTGGAGATACGAGAGCTCAAAGACAGACCCAGGCTGCCAG GCACTAACGGGGGCTACCGCGAGGAGCCGGTTGACCACAGGCTGACTGACAGGGAGTGGGCTGATGAATGGAGGCATCTAGACCAC GTACTGAACTCCATCGTGGACATGGTGGAAAAGACGCGGCGGTCGGTGAGCGTCCTGCGGCGGTGCCAGGAGTCTGACCGGGAGGAGCTCAACTACTGGAGGCGGCGTTCCAGTGAGCAAGAGGACGCTCGCAAAGGGGGCTCTGCGCCCTTCTCCAAAACGCACAGCCCCCACTCTGCAGAGTCTG ACTCTCAGCGTGATTTCGCCCCGCGAGCCGGCTCGGCGTATGTCACAGACGAGATCTGGAGGAAAGCAG AGGAGGCGGTGAACGAGGTGAAGAGGCAGGCAATGGACGAGGTGCAGAAGGCCGTGGCCGAGGCCGAGCAAAAAGCTTTTGAGATGATCGCGGCCGAAAGGGCCAAGATGGAGAAGACGCTGGCCGATGCCAAGAGGAAGGCCCAGGAGGACGCCATCATGGTTATCAATGAGCAAGAGGATTCCAGCGAG TGTTGTTGGAACTGCGGCCGCAAAGCCAGCGAAACGTGCAGCGGCTGCAATGCGGCGCGCTACTGTGGCTCCTTCTGCCAGCACAAGGACTGGGAGCGGCACCACCTCATCTGCAGCCCTGGACTTCAAGCTCAGCCGAAACCCGTGTCGGCCATCTCCGCCGCCAGAGTGGCGGCCGCCACTGCTGCCGGGGTGTCCCCCGTGGGGCTCACAACTTCCGATGTTGTGGCCTCGGCGTCCAGTCCCAGCGGGGACAAGGTTCCAGTGACCTCTCGCTCATCCACGCCTTCCACGCCGGCTTCAGCACCTGAGACCAATGGAAATTAG
- the cbfa2t2 gene encoding protein CBFA2T2 isoform X1, with protein sequence MLLRCEGKVVIRARTTLLGYRRHHLLPILAFFQIRMVSSVLLATKKGTALSDSGEKKSPAMPGSPVDAKTHSRSAPSSSSSSSSSSGAAIIMPPLPSINPSGPRLASFSTTALTNGNHHSPPTLNAVPSPPQRYSNGPSSSSSSSLANQQLPATCGARQLSKLKRFLTTLQQFGNDISPEIGDNVRSLVLALVNSTVTIEEFHSRLQEATNFPLRPFVIPFLKANLPLLQRELLHCARAAKQTPAQYLSQHEHLLLSTTMASSPDSSELLMEPSDAAVKRPSPSRVKENGFHERPSVAMEPTAKRICTISPAPRHSPAHPLPLNAQLHPTPPPLQHYALDDIAAPHILHREHSQRMLEIRELKDRPRLPGTNGGYREEPVDHRLTDREWADEWRHLDHVLNSIVDMVEKTRRSVSVLRRCQESDREELNYWRRRSSEQEDARKGGSAPFSKTHSPHSAESDSQRDFAPRAGSAYVTDEIWRKAEEAVNEVKRQAMDEVQKAVAEAEQKAFEMIAAERAKMEKTLADAKRKAQEDAIMVINEQEDSSECCWNCGRKASETCSGCNAARYCGSFCQHKDWERHHLICSPGLQAQPKPVSAISAARVAAATAAGVSPVGLTTSDVVASASSPSGDKVPVTSRSSTPSTPASAPETNGN encoded by the exons ACAGTGGAGAGAAGAAGAGCCCTGCCATGCCCGGTTCTCCTGTGGATGCTAAGACTCATTCCAGATCAGCTCCCAGtagcagtagcagcagcagcagcagcagcggcgccgCCATCATCATGCCCCCTCTGCCCTCCATCAACCCAAGCGGCCCCCGCCTGGCCTCCTTCTCCACTACAGCAT TGACCAACGGTAACCACCATTCGCCACCGACACTCAACGCGGTGCCGTCGCCGCCGCAACGCTACAGCAACGGGCCttcgtcatcgtcgtcatcgtcgctGGCCAACCAGCAGTTGCCGGCCACATGCGGAGCGCGGCAACTGAGCAAACTCAAGCGCTTCCTGACCACGTTGCAGCAGTTCGGCAACGACATCTCGCCGGAGATCGGCGACAACGTGCGCAGCTTAGTGCTGGCTCTGGTG AATTCAACCGTGACCATCGAGGAGTTTCACTCGAGGCTTCAGGAAGCCACCAACTTCCCCTTGAGGCCGTTTGTTATTCCTTTTCTCAAG GCGAACCTTCCCCTGCTACAGAGGGAGCTGCTCCACTGCGCACGTGCGGCCAAGCAGACCCCGGCCCAATACCTATCCCAGCACGAACACCTCCTACTCAGCACCACCATGGCCTCCTCTCCTGACTCATCCGAGCTTCTCATGGAGCCCTCCGACGCCGCCGTCAAGAGGCCCAGCCCTAGCAG GGTCAAGGAGAACGGCTTCCATGAGCGGCCGTCCGTGGCCATGGAGCCAACCGCCAAGCGCATTTGTACCATCAGCCCGGCTCCCCGCCACAGCCCCGCGCACCCGCTGCCTCTCAACGCCCAACTGCACCCGACGCCGCCGCCCCTGCAGCACTACGCCCTGGATGACATCGCCGCGCCGCACATCCTGCACCGCGAGCACAGCCAGCGCATGTTGGAGATACGAGAGCTCAAAGACAGACCCAGGCTGCCAG GCACTAACGGGGGCTACCGCGAGGAGCCGGTTGACCACAGGCTGACTGACAGGGAGTGGGCTGATGAATGGAGGCATCTAGACCAC GTACTGAACTCCATCGTGGACATGGTGGAAAAGACGCGGCGGTCGGTGAGCGTCCTGCGGCGGTGCCAGGAGTCTGACCGGGAGGAGCTCAACTACTGGAGGCGGCGTTCCAGTGAGCAAGAGGACGCTCGCAAAGGGGGCTCTGCGCCCTTCTCCAAAACGCACAGCCCCCACTCTGCAGAGTCTG ACTCTCAGCGTGATTTCGCCCCGCGAGCCGGCTCGGCGTATGTCACAGACGAGATCTGGAGGAAAGCAG AGGAGGCGGTGAACGAGGTGAAGAGGCAGGCAATGGACGAGGTGCAGAAGGCCGTGGCCGAGGCCGAGCAAAAAGCTTTTGAGATGATCGCGGCCGAAAGGGCCAAGATGGAGAAGACGCTGGCCGATGCCAAGAGGAAGGCCCAGGAGGACGCCATCATGGTTATCAATGAGCAAGAGGATTCCAGCGAG TGTTGTTGGAACTGCGGCCGCAAAGCCAGCGAAACGTGCAGCGGCTGCAATGCGGCGCGCTACTGTGGCTCCTTCTGCCAGCACAAGGACTGGGAGCGGCACCACCTCATCTGCAGCCCTGGACTTCAAGCTCAGCCGAAACCCGTGTCGGCCATCTCCGCCGCCAGAGTGGCGGCCGCCACTGCTGCCGGGGTGTCCCCCGTGGGGCTCACAACTTCCGATGTTGTGGCCTCGGCGTCCAGTCCCAGCGGGGACAAGGTTCCAGTGACCTCTCGCTCATCCACGCCTTCCACGCCGGCTTCAGCACCTGAGACCAATGGAAATTAG
- the LOC127607493 gene encoding cell division cycle-associated protein 7-like isoform X1: MFHLTKDLAEVFAEDSDSEKTFYGFCEDELSDHCDQNSLLEDGYEGQDGDWPTSVTSKQQTINMSKTIRLSTALHSSLTANNSHNYDDDDENDGEAEERTQKSLVKEIRSVHMKEPEDMSDSFLVRRELNIKANKAMLAQLMADLQKMSGDASFLKKQEAKKPKDKISRPPRSIREPRKNPERVSRRQTRSMGGYEDPSDPQEAELGLSLEEELLEVRRAPRRRSTPQPNLNPHVIRPVDDITEDELQLVANHMTEKVYNRVTGSTCHQCRQKTSDTKTCCRSNSCRGIQGQFCGPCLRNRYGEDVKKALLDPGWQCPPCRGICNCSFCRQREGRSPTGILFPLAKYHGFSDVHSYLSSLRNKMKSDGDDTEM, from the exons ATGTTCCACCTGACAAAGGACCTGGCTGAAGTTTTCGCCGAAGACTCTGACAGTGAAAAAACGTTTTATGGCTTTTGTGAAGATGAACTGAGCGACCACTGCGACCag AATAGTCTCCTGGAAGATGGATACGAAGGTCAAGATGGAGACTGGCCTACTTCTGTTACCTCCAAGCAACAGACTATCAATATGTCTAAAACCATCAGGCTGAGTACGGCCCTCCACTCGTCACTGACTGCCAACAACTCACATAAttatgatgacgacgatgagaaTGATGGAGAGGCGGAAGAGAGAACCCAAAAGAGTCTGGTGAAAGAGATCAGATCTGTTCATATGAAAGAACCTGAGGATATGTCTGATAGTTTTTTGGTGAGGAGAGAGCTCAACATAAAGGCAAACAAAGCCATG TTGGCTCAGCTGATGGCGGACCTGCAGAAGATGTCGGGAGATGCCAGTTTTCTGAAAAAACAAGAAGCAAAGAAACCCAAAGACAAAATCTCT CGTCCACCTCGCTCGATAAGGGAGCCCAGGAAGAACCCGGAGCGGGTGTCACGCCGCCAGACCCGCTCCATGGGGGGATACGAGGACCCCTCTGACCCCCAGGAAGCCGAGCTAGGGCTCAGTTTGGAGGAGGAGCTCCTGGAG GTACGGCGAGCCCCGCGGCGGCGTAGCACCCCACAGCCAAATCTCAACCCTCACGTGATCCGACCCGTGGATGACATCACGGAGGACGAGCTTCAACTGGTGGCCAACCACATGACCGAGAAAGTCTACAACAGAGTCACT gGCTCCACGTGCCACCAATGTCGGCAAAAGACGTCGGACACAAAGACGTGCTGTCGTAGCAACAGCTGCCGCGGAATACAGGGTCAGTTCTGCGGGCCATGTCTGAGGAACCGATACGGGGAGGACGTCAAGAAGGCGTTGCTAGATCCG GGGTGGCAGTGCCCTCCCTGCCGAGGCATTTGCAACTGCAGCTTCTGCCGCCAGCGAGAAGGCCGCTCCCCCACTGGCATCCTTTTCCCCCTTGCGAAATACCACGGCTTCTCAGATGTCCACTCCTACCTCAGCAG TCTCCGCAACAAAATGAAGAGTGATGGTGACGACACAGAGATGTGA
- the LOC127607493 gene encoding cell division cycle-associated protein 7-like isoform X2, whose translation MFHLTKDLAEVFAEDSDSEKTFYGFCEDELSDHCDQLAQLMADLQKMSGDASFLKKQEAKKPKDKISRPPRSIREPRKNPERVSRRQTRSMGGYEDPSDPQEAELGLSLEEELLEVRRAPRRRSTPQPNLNPHVIRPVDDITEDELQLVANHMTEKVYNRVTGSTCHQCRQKTSDTKTCCRSNSCRGIQGQFCGPCLRNRYGEDVKKALLDPGWQCPPCRGICNCSFCRQREGRSPTGILFPLAKYHGFSDVHSYLSSLRNKMKSDGDDTEM comes from the exons ATGTTCCACCTGACAAAGGACCTGGCTGAAGTTTTCGCCGAAGACTCTGACAGTGAAAAAACGTTTTATGGCTTTTGTGAAGATGAACTGAGCGACCACTGCGACCag TTGGCTCAGCTGATGGCGGACCTGCAGAAGATGTCGGGAGATGCCAGTTTTCTGAAAAAACAAGAAGCAAAGAAACCCAAAGACAAAATCTCT CGTCCACCTCGCTCGATAAGGGAGCCCAGGAAGAACCCGGAGCGGGTGTCACGCCGCCAGACCCGCTCCATGGGGGGATACGAGGACCCCTCTGACCCCCAGGAAGCCGAGCTAGGGCTCAGTTTGGAGGAGGAGCTCCTGGAG GTACGGCGAGCCCCGCGGCGGCGTAGCACCCCACAGCCAAATCTCAACCCTCACGTGATCCGACCCGTGGATGACATCACGGAGGACGAGCTTCAACTGGTGGCCAACCACATGACCGAGAAAGTCTACAACAGAGTCACT gGCTCCACGTGCCACCAATGTCGGCAAAAGACGTCGGACACAAAGACGTGCTGTCGTAGCAACAGCTGCCGCGGAATACAGGGTCAGTTCTGCGGGCCATGTCTGAGGAACCGATACGGGGAGGACGTCAAGAAGGCGTTGCTAGATCCG GGGTGGCAGTGCCCTCCCTGCCGAGGCATTTGCAACTGCAGCTTCTGCCGCCAGCGAGAAGGCCGCTCCCCCACTGGCATCCTTTTCCCCCTTGCGAAATACCACGGCTTCTCAGATGTCCACTCCTACCTCAGCAG TCTCCGCAACAAAATGAAGAGTGATGGTGACGACACAGAGATGTGA
- the cbfa2t2 gene encoding protein CBFA2T2 isoform X4 — protein sequence MPGSPVDAKTHSRSAPSSSSSSSSSSGAAIIMPPLPSINPSGPRLASFSTTALTNGNHHSPPTLNAVPSPPQRYSNGPSSSSSSSLANQQLPATCGARQLSKLKRFLTTLQQFGNDISPEIGDNVRSLVLALVNSTVTIEEFHSRLQEATNFPLRPFVIPFLKANLPLLQRELLHCARAAKQTPAQYLSQHEHLLLSTTMASSPDSSELLMEPSDAAVKRPSPSRVKENGFHERPSVAMEPTAKRICTISPAPRHSPAHPLPLNAQLHPTPPPLQHYALDDIAAPHILHREHSQRMLEIRELKDRPRLPGTNGGYREEPVDHRLTDREWADEWRHLDHVLNSIVDMVEKTRRSVSVLRRCQESDREELNYWRRRSSEQEDARKGGSAPFSKTHSPHSAESDSQRDFAPRAGSAYVTDEIWRKAEEAVNEVKRQAMDEVQKAVAEAEQKAFEMIAAERAKMEKTLADAKRKAQEDAIMVINEQEDSSECCWNCGRKASETCSGCNAARYCGSFCQHKDWERHHLICSPGLQAQPKPVSAISAARVAAATAAGVSPVGLTTSDVVASASSPSGDKVPVTSRSSTPSTPASAPETNGN from the exons ATGCCCGGTTCTCCTGTGGATGCTAAGACTCATTCCAGATCAGCTCCCAGtagcagtagcagcagcagcagcagcagcggcgccgCCATCATCATGCCCCCTCTGCCCTCCATCAACCCAAGCGGCCCCCGCCTGGCCTCCTTCTCCACTACAGCAT TGACCAACGGTAACCACCATTCGCCACCGACACTCAACGCGGTGCCGTCGCCGCCGCAACGCTACAGCAACGGGCCttcgtcatcgtcgtcatcgtcgctGGCCAACCAGCAGTTGCCGGCCACATGCGGAGCGCGGCAACTGAGCAAACTCAAGCGCTTCCTGACCACGTTGCAGCAGTTCGGCAACGACATCTCGCCGGAGATCGGCGACAACGTGCGCAGCTTAGTGCTGGCTCTGGTG AATTCAACCGTGACCATCGAGGAGTTTCACTCGAGGCTTCAGGAAGCCACCAACTTCCCCTTGAGGCCGTTTGTTATTCCTTTTCTCAAG GCGAACCTTCCCCTGCTACAGAGGGAGCTGCTCCACTGCGCACGTGCGGCCAAGCAGACCCCGGCCCAATACCTATCCCAGCACGAACACCTCCTACTCAGCACCACCATGGCCTCCTCTCCTGACTCATCCGAGCTTCTCATGGAGCCCTCCGACGCCGCCGTCAAGAGGCCCAGCCCTAGCAG GGTCAAGGAGAACGGCTTCCATGAGCGGCCGTCCGTGGCCATGGAGCCAACCGCCAAGCGCATTTGTACCATCAGCCCGGCTCCCCGCCACAGCCCCGCGCACCCGCTGCCTCTCAACGCCCAACTGCACCCGACGCCGCCGCCCCTGCAGCACTACGCCCTGGATGACATCGCCGCGCCGCACATCCTGCACCGCGAGCACAGCCAGCGCATGTTGGAGATACGAGAGCTCAAAGACAGACCCAGGCTGCCAG GCACTAACGGGGGCTACCGCGAGGAGCCGGTTGACCACAGGCTGACTGACAGGGAGTGGGCTGATGAATGGAGGCATCTAGACCAC GTACTGAACTCCATCGTGGACATGGTGGAAAAGACGCGGCGGTCGGTGAGCGTCCTGCGGCGGTGCCAGGAGTCTGACCGGGAGGAGCTCAACTACTGGAGGCGGCGTTCCAGTGAGCAAGAGGACGCTCGCAAAGGGGGCTCTGCGCCCTTCTCCAAAACGCACAGCCCCCACTCTGCAGAGTCTG ACTCTCAGCGTGATTTCGCCCCGCGAGCCGGCTCGGCGTATGTCACAGACGAGATCTGGAGGAAAGCAG AGGAGGCGGTGAACGAGGTGAAGAGGCAGGCAATGGACGAGGTGCAGAAGGCCGTGGCCGAGGCCGAGCAAAAAGCTTTTGAGATGATCGCGGCCGAAAGGGCCAAGATGGAGAAGACGCTGGCCGATGCCAAGAGGAAGGCCCAGGAGGACGCCATCATGGTTATCAATGAGCAAGAGGATTCCAGCGAG TGTTGTTGGAACTGCGGCCGCAAAGCCAGCGAAACGTGCAGCGGCTGCAATGCGGCGCGCTACTGTGGCTCCTTCTGCCAGCACAAGGACTGGGAGCGGCACCACCTCATCTGCAGCCCTGGACTTCAAGCTCAGCCGAAACCCGTGTCGGCCATCTCCGCCGCCAGAGTGGCGGCCGCCACTGCTGCCGGGGTGTCCCCCGTGGGGCTCACAACTTCCGATGTTGTGGCCTCGGCGTCCAGTCCCAGCGGGGACAAGGTTCCAGTGACCTCTCGCTCATCCACGCCTTCCACGCCGGCTTCAGCACCTGAGACCAATGGAAATTAG